A window of the Candidatus Zixiibacteriota bacterium genome harbors these coding sequences:
- the lipA gene encoding lipoyl synthase — protein MNSGKVTTTPARKPSWLTVKPFGGEEYRRVTALLGNLGLHTVCQEANCPNRGECFNRGTAVFLLMGPTCTRNCRFCDVRPGMPKPLDPNEPARVAAAASALALRHVVITSVTRDDLADGGAAHFASTVREVRSKLPACTIEVLTPDFRGSDTALATVMQSSPDIFNHNIETVPRLYASIRPAANYHQSLELLHRARHSHNACTKSGLMVGLGETAEELKQVFKELADTGVSILTIGQYLAPSREHYPIARYYHPDEFVQLETWARESGIGTVVSGPLVRSSYFADVIAERL, from the coding sequence TTGAACAGCGGCAAAGTGACGACGACTCCGGCTCGTAAGCCATCGTGGCTGACGGTGAAGCCGTTCGGCGGCGAGGAGTATCGTCGTGTGACAGCGCTCCTCGGAAATCTTGGCTTGCACACGGTTTGTCAGGAGGCCAATTGTCCAAACCGCGGCGAGTGTTTCAATCGTGGTACCGCCGTTTTTCTCCTGATGGGTCCCACCTGTACGCGCAACTGTCGGTTCTGTGATGTTCGACCGGGCATGCCAAAGCCGCTTGATCCCAATGAGCCGGCTCGAGTTGCCGCAGCGGCGTCCGCCCTTGCCTTGCGACACGTTGTGATCACGTCCGTCACCCGTGATGATCTGGCCGATGGCGGCGCTGCGCATTTTGCAAGTACCGTTCGCGAGGTCCGCTCAAAACTTCCTGCGTGTACTATCGAGGTTCTCACTCCGGATTTTCGCGGCAGCGACACGGCGCTTGCGACTGTGATGCAATCGTCGCCCGACATTTTCAATCATAACATTGAGACCGTGCCGCGACTTTACGCGAGCATTCGGCCCGCCGCCAACTACCACCAGTCCTTGGAGCTATTGCACCGCGCCCGTCATTCGCATAATGCCTGTACGAAATCGGGTCTGATGGTGGGCCTTGGTGAAACGGCTGAAGAATTGAAACAGGTGTTCAAGGAACTCGCCGATACCGGCGTTTCAATCCTCACCATCGGACAGTATCTTGCACCCTCGCGTGAACATTATCCTATCGCTCGCTACTATCACCCGGATGAATTCGTACAGCTCGAGACGTGGGCGCGCGAATCAGGCATCGGAACAGTGGTTTCGGGTCCGCTGGTTCGCTCATCGTATTTTGCCGACGTCATAGCCGAACGGCTATAG
- a CDS encoding PEP-CTERM sorting domain-containing protein, translating into MKVYQRREHPPFKWVLAALLFLLVLTFTVAEVNGINLPPTNPGATKPALADQTQDNPADEMYDQQQNCVPPEPPMNPVPEPTTIMLLAAGLGGAAISQLKARKK; encoded by the coding sequence ATGAAAGTCTATCAACGAAGAGAGCATCCGCCGTTCAAGTGGGTGCTGGCAGCGTTGCTGTTTCTGTTGGTGCTGACCTTCACGGTGGCCGAGGTGAACGGGATCAATCTCCCTCCGACCAACCCCGGCGCAACCAAACCGGCTCTCGCCGATCAGACACAGGATAACCCAGCCGACGAAATGTACGATCAGCAGCAAAACTGCGTACCGCCCGAACCGCCCATGAACCCGGTGCCGGAACCCACTACGATCATGTTACTGGCAGCCGGACTGGGGGGCGCTGCGATCAGCCAGTTGAAAGCGCGCAAGAAATAG
- a CDS encoding dockerin type I domain-containing protein: MSLRIAASGLLILLGLSTSLSAADKRQARVERIIDLPSQSLGSIGSFAAAEACTAGNDSAIAYWIEGWVLGNELYKAYIDPATQCPSPYPFTVREINMPMKFDAAVSFTVSVDVESPDNSIPLCLYPGNTLAISSDWQIDVPGPGGYMIWIPLDTPIVVNGPFFAGFFLGSAIDIASNPSVYCDNDPRECFTYNIWDTTIGFVDLVNNSMFNFPGRLAMYVNGTTGGAGGTDCCDITPGTLLDFVTVPIGQFKDLMFTLNNCGGTTLNGTISETSPQYSLASGGGSFSLAPGQSRTVTVRFEPTIVGVYSCTIWTGLPQCSTVIATGVYGSSEPAPQIVLVNPNDGDLLMGSVDLWAAEILGSTIIDYVSFEYSGGGTFVEIGRDFDGTRPLRDGVTAAMAGSGYNWDWNFASLAEGTYTLRATVYDTLGRSAYATTTVYLEPTPPIPRIVSPANGDTLCLAETFVLQCSDEDMSNIQLYRSNALANYSIGLAAFDEHSVGDANGNPSDGNPAAAGEFGDYYSAPVAAAVAVKVWFDRNFTLTMREGAVQLSLVDVAERLATAFKTRTNKGTYDEDLLTGLTSYSLAHGDQLDFVYRRTPDYFELRTWAEEEQRSVILGLGGAPGLWVAVDGFTGWINPDSSYSVSIMNPISGAIETASMRLSLGASELYVNGSWHRVDIMVSMLAKAWTVNRTLVAADLSGADGWSINWPPTGLIEGSRYFFTAIGRDATSYRGSSTVLLEYSCLSQFAKGDYNGDGASDILDLYVLIDVIRHNGVAPVGGLGRADCNCDGYINIADMVYYINYLFGTSSSPCY; the protein is encoded by the coding sequence ATGTCTTTGCGCATAGCTGCGAGCGGCCTGCTGATTCTGCTGGGGCTGTCGACCTCCCTATCAGCCGCCGATAAGCGTCAGGCCCGCGTCGAGCGCATCATCGACCTGCCGTCCCAGAGTCTGGGGAGCATCGGTTCCTTTGCCGCTGCCGAAGCCTGCACCGCCGGCAACGACTCGGCCATCGCCTACTGGATCGAAGGCTGGGTGCTTGGCAATGAATTGTACAAAGCCTACATCGACCCGGCTACCCAGTGTCCGTCACCGTACCCTTTCACCGTCCGCGAGATCAATATGCCGATGAAATTTGACGCGGCGGTGAGTTTCACGGTGTCGGTCGATGTCGAGTCTCCCGACAATAGTATCCCCTTATGCCTGTACCCCGGCAACACGCTGGCGATTTCATCAGACTGGCAGATCGATGTTCCAGGGCCGGGTGGCTATATGATCTGGATTCCTCTCGATACACCAATCGTTGTCAACGGCCCGTTCTTTGCGGGATTCTTTCTTGGTTCAGCTATCGATATAGCGTCCAATCCTTCCGTGTATTGTGACAACGACCCACGGGAATGCTTCACCTACAACATCTGGGACACCACCATTGGCTTTGTCGATCTCGTGAACAACTCCATGTTCAATTTCCCGGGTCGTCTGGCCATGTACGTCAACGGCACCACCGGCGGTGCCGGCGGTACGGACTGCTGCGACATTACGCCCGGCACGCTACTCGATTTCGTCACAGTACCAATCGGCCAGTTCAAGGACCTGATGTTCACTCTGAACAACTGCGGTGGCACGACGCTTAACGGCACCATCAGCGAGACAAGCCCGCAGTATAGTCTTGCCTCTGGCGGCGGCTCGTTTTCACTCGCTCCCGGCCAGAGTCGGACCGTCACTGTCCGTTTCGAGCCAACAATTGTGGGAGTCTATTCCTGCACAATCTGGACAGGTCTTCCCCAGTGCTCCACTGTCATTGCCACCGGCGTGTACGGAAGCAGCGAACCGGCGCCACAAATTGTGCTGGTCAATCCGAATGACGGCGATCTCCTCATGGGCTCGGTCGACCTCTGGGCGGCGGAGATCTTGGGATCGACGATCATCGATTATGTTTCTTTCGAGTATTCCGGCGGCGGTACGTTCGTTGAAATCGGGCGGGATTTCGACGGCACGAGGCCGCTTCGCGACGGCGTCACAGCCGCCATGGCCGGCAGCGGATACAACTGGGACTGGAACTTCGCGTCATTGGCAGAGGGGACCTATACGCTTCGTGCCACCGTCTACGACACGCTCGGGCGAAGCGCGTACGCCACGACGACCGTCTATCTTGAGCCAACGCCCCCCATTCCCCGCATCGTCAGTCCCGCCAACGGCGATACTCTCTGTTTGGCCGAGACATTCGTCTTACAGTGTTCCGATGAAGACATGTCGAACATTCAATTGTACCGCTCCAATGCGCTTGCGAATTACAGCATTGGGCTGGCAGCTTTTGATGAGCACTCGGTCGGCGATGCCAACGGGAACCCGTCTGACGGCAACCCGGCCGCAGCCGGCGAATTCGGAGACTATTACAGCGCCCCGGTCGCAGCCGCAGTGGCAGTCAAGGTCTGGTTTGACCGGAACTTCACACTAACAATGAGAGAGGGAGCCGTACAGCTTTCTCTCGTCGACGTGGCCGAACGACTGGCCACGGCCTTCAAGACACGGACGAATAAGGGAACTTATGACGAAGACCTGCTGACCGGCTTGACCTCATATTCCCTGGCGCATGGTGACCAACTCGATTTCGTCTACCGGAGAACTCCGGACTACTTCGAACTCCGCACCTGGGCCGAGGAAGAACAGAGATCGGTGATATTGGGACTCGGCGGAGCGCCCGGCCTCTGGGTGGCAGTCGATGGCTTCACTGGCTGGATAAATCCCGACAGCAGCTACTCAGTTTCCATCATGAACCCCATATCCGGAGCCATTGAGACTGCGTCGATGCGGTTGAGTCTTGGTGCGAGCGAGTTGTATGTGAACGGTTCCTGGCATCGCGTCGATATTATGGTCTCGATGTTGGCCAAAGCCTGGACCGTGAATCGAACGCTCGTCGCAGCCGATTTGAGCGGCGCCGACGGCTGGTCCATCAACTGGCCCCCCACCGGTTTGATCGAAGGGAGTCGGTACTTCTTCACAGCGATCGGACGCGACGCCACCTCATATCGCGGTAGTTCCACCGTCCTGCTCGAATATTCCTGCCTGAGTCAGTTTGCAAAGGGGGACTATAATGGCGACGGAGCATCGGATATCCTCGACCTGTACGTGCTGATCGATGTCATTCGCCACAATGGAGTTGCTCCGGTGGGAGGTCTTGGCCGAGCCGACTGCAACTGCGACGGCTATATAAACATCGCCGATATGGTTTACTACATAAACTACCTCTTTGGCACGTCCTCATCACCGTGCTATTGA
- a CDS encoding PEP-CTERM sorting domain-containing protein, which translates to MRKSLIVAAALTLLCGQAFAFPYYYTGAGFNDSPFDHNNNWAPINYPNVGNLPSPGNHGEGGEKFDLEGLQVRDNGGFIYVALANSFGYSAHSTYWNQNYYLGDLFIRAGSRQFAVDMRDVGSLGTEYNTSLLEVTSWSGIENKPGSYGYTGGGNPAIAALAGAWRANGNSVGNVSFAKSYGYHYETFPSDYDPRGNTGNTYVWEFKFDKALLGNASSLDFHITLGCGNDVINESVNMVPEPASIMLLGLGLAGAGLVRFRKK; encoded by the coding sequence ATGCGAAAATCTCTAATCGTCGCGGCCGCGTTGACCCTGCTTTGCGGACAAGCGTTTGCCTTCCCTTATTACTACACCGGGGCAGGGTTCAACGACAGTCCGTTTGACCACAACAACAACTGGGCTCCCATCAACTATCCGAATGTCGGCAACCTGCCCTCGCCGGGGAATCATGGCGAAGGGGGCGAGAAGTTTGATCTGGAAGGACTTCAGGTTCGCGACAATGGTGGTTTCATCTATGTCGCCCTGGCCAATTCGTTTGGCTACTCTGCACATAGCACCTACTGGAACCAGAACTACTATCTGGGGGACCTGTTCATAAGAGCCGGTTCCCGGCAGTTTGCCGTCGACATGCGTGATGTCGGCTCCCTGGGCACTGAATACAACACGAGCCTGCTCGAAGTGACCAGCTGGTCCGGAATCGAAAATAAACCGGGCAGCTACGGCTACACCGGTGGTGGAAATCCTGCTATCGCGGCCCTGGCCGGCGCCTGGCGGGCCAACGGCAATTCGGTGGGTAATGTCTCATTCGCCAAAAGCTATGGCTACCATTACGAGACATTCCCCTCCGATTATGATCCCCGCGGCAACACCGGCAATACCTACGTGTGGGAATTCAAATTCGACAAGGCGCTTCTTGGGAACGCCAGCTCGCTTGATTTCCACATCACGCTCGGTTGCGGCAACGATGTTATCAATGAATCAGTGAACATGGTGCCGGAACCGGCTTCCATCATGCTGCTCGGGCTTGGCCTGGCCGGCGCCGGATTGGTCCGTTTCCGCAAGAAATAA
- a CDS encoding site-2 protease family protein, which yields MSKEERELHNISRLLADLYAVDAMYRQGPEFVFSMTSRADPERTAYLLNERLRTSGYHFDLKARPGESALLTIDPKRHVRIPLVNIVLFVATLLTTYLVPVYMTSPQGEFWSRLQQGAGLEFMAAMMSILFVHEMGHYVAGRRRGIVTSWPYFLPAPNLIGTFGAIIKSKSPFWNRRDLIEVGAWGPVAGWIVALGWLIYGLPKSTLVAMTGENALRLGDSVIMKALSSALMASPPAGYDYMLSEAAFAGWVGLLVTAINLLPVGQLDGGHILYGLAPKRQRLLGWAAWIGLALLGLKWEGWWLFAAFGLIFGVSHPPTLDDHHPIGRSALALGVVALIIFALSLTPAPFQF from the coding sequence ATGTCCAAGGAAGAACGCGAACTTCACAACATCTCGCGGCTGCTCGCCGACCTGTACGCGGTCGACGCCATGTACCGGCAGGGGCCGGAGTTTGTCTTCTCCATGACCAGCCGCGCCGACCCCGAGCGAACCGCATATCTGTTGAACGAGCGACTCCGGACCAGCGGCTATCATTTCGACCTCAAAGCCCGACCGGGGGAATCGGCGCTGCTGACCATCGACCCGAAACGACATGTCCGAATCCCTCTTGTCAACATCGTCTTGTTTGTCGCCACACTTCTGACAACCTACCTGGTGCCAGTGTATATGACGAGTCCGCAGGGGGAGTTCTGGTCGCGGTTGCAGCAGGGTGCCGGACTCGAATTCATGGCGGCGATGATGTCCATTCTGTTCGTGCATGAGATGGGGCACTATGTCGCCGGACGGCGACGGGGGATCGTGACGTCGTGGCCGTATTTTCTTCCGGCGCCCAATCTGATCGGGACATTCGGGGCGATCATCAAATCAAAGTCACCGTTTTGGAATCGAAGAGACCTCATTGAAGTTGGCGCGTGGGGCCCGGTAGCCGGGTGGATTGTGGCACTGGGGTGGTTGATATACGGGCTGCCCAAATCTACGCTGGTGGCCATGACCGGCGAGAATGCGCTCCGGTTGGGAGATTCGGTGATTATGAAAGCGCTCAGCTCGGCCCTGATGGCCTCGCCGCCCGCAGGGTACGACTATATGCTGAGCGAAGCGGCATTCGCCGGATGGGTGGGACTGCTGGTGACGGCCATCAATCTTTTGCCGGTCGGGCAGCTCGACGGCGGGCATATCCTCTACGGATTGGCGCCAAAACGGCAACGACTGCTCGGCTGGGCAGCATGGATTGGTCTTGCGCTATTGGGGTTGAAATGGGAGGGCTGGTGGCTGTTCGCGGCGTTCGGACTGATCTTCGGCGTGTCTCATCCCCCCACACTCGACGATCACCACCCGATCGGACGTTCCGCCCTGGCGCTGGGGGTTGTGGCGCTGATAATATTCGCGCTCTCTCTTACACCGGCACCGTTTCAGTTTTAG
- a CDS encoding DUF1697 domain-containing protein encodes MMCTSRYIAFLRAINVGGYVVKMERLRELFESLGFTGVETLIASGNVIFTSDSKAAALERKIESCLMKALGYEVATFVRTDAEVAEISRYQPFADSAFKTAVAFNVGFLAEPLGREGKKMLMTFKTAIDDFHVNGREVYWLCKKKQSESTFSNVAFERVLKTRCTFHGLSTVQKLAAKYPPTDKSAQKWH; translated from the coding sequence ATGATGTGCACAAGTCGTTACATCGCCTTCCTCCGCGCCATCAATGTGGGAGGATATGTCGTCAAGATGGAGCGTCTTCGCGAACTGTTCGAATCGCTCGGGTTCACAGGCGTGGAGACGTTGATTGCGAGCGGGAACGTGATTTTTACTAGCGACTCCAAGGCAGCGGCACTGGAGAGGAAAATCGAGAGTTGTCTGATGAAGGCGCTTGGGTATGAAGTTGCGACGTTTGTCAGGACAGATGCCGAGGTAGCAGAGATTTCGCGATATCAACCCTTTGCGGACTCCGCTTTCAAGACTGCTGTCGCGTTTAATGTGGGCTTTCTGGCAGAACCATTGGGGCGCGAAGGGAAGAAAATGCTGATGACGTTCAAGACGGCTATCGATGACTTCCACGTCAATGGCCGAGAGGTATACTGGCTTTGCAAGAAGAAGCAGAGTGAATCGACCTTCTCCAATGTTGCGTTCGAGCGGGTGTTGAAGACACGATGCACGTTTCACGGGTTGAGCACGGTTCAAAAGCTGGCGGCGAAGTATCCGCCGACTGACAAATCGGCTCAAAAGTGGCATTGA
- a CDS encoding DNRLRE domain-containing protein: MRRPATHDKSIILWLVTVLVLSISGSVFADSYTATGAADFKDGFIYQPYPANNYGGDTRVIIGKGSGTAVAFRQYLWFNTPTGTNTNVVCSLAVYLTTLSINPDTFDIFWCTRPNARYFVGNNLGITADSSEMDWDRLFNNGVSATPPDTFWTTAGGDFTTADTLAHRIIPGGSSAGWYYWVLDSVQVDSLLKGTRANYGVFIKGRAFSTLSTRTEGASTENSNSALRPWVKFVYSTATSETANSRRRHVLVRL; the protein is encoded by the coding sequence ATGAGGCGACCGGCGACGCACGACAAGTCGATTATTCTGTGGCTCGTCACGGTATTGGTCTTGTCGATAAGTGGTTCGGTTTTCGCCGACAGCTACACGGCCACCGGTGCAGCCGATTTCAAAGACGGATTTATCTATCAGCCGTATCCGGCCAATAATTATGGTGGCGATACCAGGGTCATCATCGGTAAGGGATCAGGTACTGCCGTGGCTTTCCGCCAGTATCTCTGGTTCAATACACCGACTGGTACCAACACGAACGTGGTTTGTTCGCTCGCAGTGTACTTAACCACGCTTTCCATAAACCCGGATACGTTCGACATCTTCTGGTGCACCCGCCCCAACGCCCGGTATTTTGTCGGCAACAACCTTGGTATTACGGCCGACTCGTCGGAAATGGACTGGGACCGTTTGTTCAACAACGGCGTCAGCGCCACGCCGCCGGATACCTTTTGGACAACAGCAGGTGGCGATTTCACCACGGCCGATACACTGGCGCACCGGATCATTCCGGGGGGATCATCTGCCGGTTGGTACTACTGGGTGCTGGATTCGGTTCAGGTCGATTCACTGCTGAAAGGGACGCGCGCCAATTACGGCGTATTCATCAAGGGGCGTGCCTTCAGCACCCTGTCGACCCGCACCGAAGGGGCCAGCACAGAAAACAGCAACAGTGCACTTCGACCGTGGGTGAAGTTCGTGTATTCGACCGCCACATCTGAAACGGCCAATTCGCGGCGACGCCACGTGCTCGTTCGGCTATGA
- a CDS encoding HD domain-containing phosphohydrolase, with protein MTNPGNLRLVVVDDEKYICDIIVESLTAEKYDIISFTDPVKAIEHLHENPVDLVLTDLVMGESSGVEVLEVALKEHQDAIVIIMTAHPTVQTAISVLKKGAYDFLVKPFKLEVLKAVIRRGVAHQKVVRENLTLKGQVEFLKAAGAFTMGIDIDQYLRMVLSSCKTELGAAAAGIIEIDPVQGRIIRTVHESDDEAHTAAVLEDAHLLKFTYTKSPQPHITSSPIKIEDQMMVRTFISSPIFVRRTLHGVINLLVLDRFQRVYPAQLNALNILTNAAASAISNQKLYEDLQTSYLQAIRALANAIEARDSHTAGHTDRVIRLAEPVAREMGWTGARLNSLVMGCTLHDIGKIGVPDSILNKPDRLTDDERQRMINHPLVGLKIVSGIDLFKAAVPYIISHHERYDGKGYPKGLRGDEIPVEGRLLAVVDTFDAILSDRPYRNGASIEIALRELVTNKGKQFDPAIVEVFLQVLREKKINLEELYGRSFDLSCLETIPSKTETVPV; from the coding sequence ATGACCAACCCAGGCAATCTCCGACTCGTAGTGGTCGACGATGAAAAGTATATTTGCGACATCATTGTCGAATCATTGACGGCCGAGAAGTACGACATCATCTCGTTTACCGACCCGGTCAAGGCGATCGAACATTTGCACGAAAACCCGGTCGACCTCGTGTTGACCGACCTGGTGATGGGGGAATCATCGGGCGTGGAGGTCCTCGAAGTTGCGCTCAAGGAACACCAGGACGCGATCGTGATCATTATGACGGCCCACCCGACTGTCCAGACGGCCATCTCTGTTCTCAAAAAAGGGGCCTACGATTTTCTAGTGAAGCCGTTCAAGCTCGAAGTGCTCAAGGCGGTGATCCGCCGGGGGGTTGCGCATCAGAAAGTGGTGCGCGAGAACCTGACGCTGAAAGGGCAGGTCGAATTCTTGAAGGCTGCCGGCGCATTCACTATGGGTATCGATATCGATCAGTACCTTCGTATGGTCCTCAGCTCCTGCAAGACCGAGTTGGGTGCGGCGGCGGCCGGCATTATCGAAATCGATCCGGTCCAGGGGAGAATTATCCGGACCGTTCATGAATCTGATGACGAAGCCCACACGGCGGCCGTGCTCGAAGACGCACATCTGCTCAAGTTCACGTATACGAAGAGTCCACAGCCTCATATCACCAGCTCGCCGATCAAGATCGAAGATCAGATGATGGTGCGGACGTTCATCTCGTCACCCATCTTCGTACGGCGGACGCTGCACGGCGTCATCAATCTATTGGTGCTGGATCGCTTCCAACGGGTCTACCCGGCGCAGTTGAACGCGCTGAATATCCTGACCAATGCAGCGGCTTCGGCCATTTCTAACCAGAAACTATACGAGGACTTGCAGACCTCGTATCTGCAGGCGATTCGTGCGCTGGCCAACGCCATTGAAGCACGCGACTCGCACACGGCCGGTCATACCGACCGGGTGATTCGTCTGGCCGAGCCGGTGGCCCGCGAAATGGGCTGGACCGGTGCCCGCCTGAACAGCCTCGTCATGGGCTGTACGCTGCACGATATCGGCAAGATCGGCGTGCCGGATTCTATCCTCAACAAGCCGGACCGGCTCACCGACGATGAGCGCCAGCGCATGATCAATCACCCGCTGGTCGGGCTCAAGATCGTGAGCGGTATCGACCTGTTCAAAGCGGCCGTACCGTACATCATCTCCCATCATGAACGGTACGACGGCAAGGGGTACCCCAAGGGGCTGCGCGGAGATGAGATCCCGGTGGAAGGACGCCTGCTGGCAGTGGTCGATACGTTTGATGCCATCCTGTCGGATCGGCCATACCGCAACGGCGCGTCAATCGAGATCGCTCTCAGGGAGCTGGTCACCAATAAGGGGAAACAGTTTGACCCGGCAATAGTCGAAGTGTTTCTCCAGGTGTTGCGCGAGAAGAAAATCAATCTCGAAGAATTGTACGGGCGCTCTTTCGATCTGAGCTGCCTTGAGACAATACCGTCTAAAACTGAAACGGTGCCGGTGTAA
- a CDS encoding terminase family protein — MTGNRWGKSFVSAVKLLHHALYRVRPLRFDGSGRYRAVVASITQDQANIVFNELLRLVHGSSHLADLIDSHTHTPFPRLTFGNGAMIEARSTQNRGEYLLGNDFDLVVFDEVAFEPFPEYVVEEVILMRLADREGTLDLVSTPNGKNWFYRRACEILEKRRPGYVQHGDSRENPHISAEFLDERVRYFSEGRQKQNIMGQFVDSGGEILAGAYIDAALARKYSPLPDENTRSRRFISGWDLARKRTATVGITVELIDDVAHVVALERYKEFDWPIIIERIKHRQRDYPGQLVVDATGLGDVVVSQLTEFNPMSVIFTPAVKAELLTNVELIHAKGLVSYERWELPDGPGRTWSLEDELRSAQWGDNNECDSLMALALALWPLHRSDSVVIPPRVGKL, encoded by the coding sequence GTGACGGGCAACCGCTGGGGGAAATCATTCGTTTCGGCGGTCAAGCTGCTGCATCATGCGTTGTATCGAGTCCGGCCACTGCGGTTCGACGGTTCCGGCCGTTACCGAGCGGTGGTCGCCTCGATTACCCAGGATCAGGCGAATATCGTGTTTAACGAGCTGCTTCGGCTCGTGCACGGATCGTCCCATCTGGCGGATCTGATCGACTCGCACACGCACACGCCGTTTCCGCGATTGACGTTCGGCAACGGCGCCATGATTGAGGCCCGCTCGACACAGAACCGCGGCGAGTATCTGCTGGGGAATGATTTCGATCTGGTGGTTTTCGATGAAGTTGCATTCGAGCCGTTTCCGGAGTACGTGGTGGAAGAGGTGATTCTGATGCGGCTGGCGGACAGAGAAGGGACACTCGACCTGGTGTCGACACCGAACGGTAAGAACTGGTTCTACCGTCGTGCGTGCGAGATTTTGGAGAAGCGACGTCCCGGGTATGTTCAACATGGGGACAGCCGCGAAAACCCGCACATATCGGCGGAGTTTCTGGATGAGCGGGTCAGGTATTTTTCGGAGGGACGGCAGAAACAGAACATCATGGGGCAGTTTGTTGACTCCGGCGGCGAGATACTCGCCGGTGCATATATCGATGCCGCTCTTGCGCGAAAATACTCGCCGCTACCGGACGAAAACACCCGGTCGCGTCGCTTCATTTCCGGCTGGGACCTGGCGCGCAAACGGACCGCGACCGTGGGGATCACGGTCGAATTGATCGATGACGTAGCGCATGTTGTGGCACTGGAACGGTACAAGGAATTTGACTGGCCCATCATTATCGAGAGAATCAAACACCGCCAACGTGACTATCCGGGTCAATTGGTGGTGGATGCTACTGGCCTTGGGGACGTGGTGGTGTCGCAGTTGACGGAGTTTAATCCGATGAGTGTCATCTTCACGCCGGCGGTCAAGGCGGAGCTATTGACCAATGTCGAGTTGATTCACGCCAAAGGCCTGGTGTCGTATGAGCGATGGGAGTTGCCCGACGGTCCCGGGAGAACCTGGTCATTGGAGGATGAGCTTCGTAGTGCGCAGTGGGGCGACAACAACGAGTGTGATTCGCTGATGGCGTTGGCTCTGGCATTGTGGCCGCTGCATCGGTCAGATAGCGTGGTCATCCCGCCGAGGGTGGGGAAGCTGTAG
- a CDS encoding DinB family protein: protein MTEVQRITDQLHRAFYSEAWHGPSVMESLDKLTAAQAAKRPIKSAHSIWEITLHIGAWIDAVRRRVLGEKVELDDTQDWPPVKNTSDEAWQETLAELKRRHEALEKVVAALNEAQLEQLAPSRTTTIYFLIHGLVQHDLYHAGQIAILKRGL, encoded by the coding sequence ATGACCGAAGTCCAACGTATCACCGACCAACTGCACCGCGCCTTCTATAGCGAGGCCTGGCACGGGCCGTCTGTCATGGAGTCGCTCGACAAACTGACTGCCGCACAAGCGGCCAAGCGACCAATCAAGTCAGCCCACAGTATCTGGGAGATTACCCTGCATATCGGCGCCTGGATCGATGCCGTCCGGCGGCGGGTGCTGGGAGAGAAGGTCGAACTCGACGACACACAGGACTGGCCGCCGGTCAAGAACACCAGCGACGAGGCGTGGCAGGAAACTCTGGCCGAACTGAAACGCCGCCACGAAGCGCTTGAGAAAGTGGTTGCTGCATTGAACGAAGCTCAACTCGAGCAATTGGCACCAAGCCGCACAACTACGATCTACTTCCTGATTCACGGCCTCGTTCAACATGACCTGTATCACGCTGGCCAGATCGCAATATTGAAGAGAGGGCTGTGA